ACAATGCTTTGCAAGTGCTACCCCGTGATGCATTACGAGGCTTTACGAAATTAGAATCGCTGAACCTGAGCCACAACCAACTCGCACAGTTGACGTCGGATAGTTTCGCACAGCTGACGTCACTGGAAACGTTGAACCTCAGCTTCAACCAGCTGGAGGTCTTACCTGTGGGACTGTTTGACGAGCTCGGGCAGTTATTGGCACTGGATCTGAGCCACAATCTCTTGGGGGCCGTTCTAGATCTACATAATCTTTTCCAGCAGCTATCCAGTCTGACTGTTCTGAATCTCAGCCACAACGCTCTAACAGAGCTACCTATTGAGCTCTTCCAACGCCTCTCGTCTCTTGGAGAGCTGGACCTGAGCAAGAACAGGCTCCACAACGTTTCGGGCGGAGTCTTCCAAGGCCTGGGTGACCTCGTTCGCCTCGACCTTGCCCACAACGACCTGAAGGCGGTGTCGACCTCCACGTTCAAGGGCCTggagaaggtgtgtgtgtgtgtgtgtgtgtgtgtgtgtgtgtgtatgtgtgtgtgtgtgtgtgtgtgtgtgtgtgtgtgtgtttgtgtgtatatgtgtgtgtgtgtaccggcacggttggcctagtggtaaggcatccgccccgtgatcgggaggtcgtgggttcgaaccccggctgggtcatacctaagactttaaaattggcaatctggtggctgctccgcctggcgtctggcattatggggtttgtgctaggactggatggtccggtgtcagaataatgtgactgggtgagacatgaagcctgtactgcgacttctgtcttgtgtgtggcgcacgttatatgtcaaagcagcaccgccctgataatgcccttcgtggtcggctgggcgttaagcaaacaaacaaacaaaaatgtgtgtgtgtacgtgcgtgcgtgcgggtgtgtgtgtgtgtgtgtatgtgtatgtgtgtgtacatgcttgcatgcgtgcgtgcgtgcgtgtgtgtgtgtgtgtgtgtgtgtatgtgtgtgtgcgtgcgtgcatgcgggtgtgtgtgtgtgtgtgtgtgaggtgtttaTTGGAATTGTTGAGTGCTTTGAGCTGTGAATCAGGACTTGCGCTATGGAAAAGtgatttattatcattattattagtagtatttttactattagtattataatgaaatgaaaaaatgaaaattattATCAAGGTGGAGCACCTGGACCTGAGCCACAACTCGCTGATCACCCTGCGGAAGGCTTCCTTCACCCCGCTCAGCAATTTGTGGTGGCTGAGCTTGAGGTCCAACAGGATGAAGTGGCTTCCCGAGCATCTGTTTGGTGGTCTGAAGTATGTGTTGGAGTAGCGGGGAaaagtggggtggggtggggtgtaagatggggggggggtggactttATAGATATGAAAGACCCCGGGGAACCAATGTCCCGTGAGGTACTGTATGCtctaaatagagaatactacatggcttgctgtgtcgtaccagatttacacgagttgttttttttaaatattgaactgcgagcgaaagcgagctgttcactatttgaaaaagcaacgagtgtaaatctggtacgacacagcaagccatgtagtattctgtttatcctacatactgtacttacgtgtattttactgaaaatgtcttgcagacgaggcagctaaattgaagacgcttgttttggaacctcgatctcttctaaagcctcgtgcaatctattacgtcaaagcaaagaaacgtcactctgaaagtgtggcgtgacgtgttagttctaaagattcatcgagggtaattagcgagcgcaatttttttctataatgacgtttgtctcggtgactttggcatcataagcagtggaaaaacaggtccctgccaaacttgcttgacatgacctcatttacatgatatacacacgtgtgatttgaacgattattatctcacgggtgtctctctcacgtatgcaGGATAAGCAATTGACTTAAATTTTGACGGTCATGAAAGAAACAGTATACATTGCGTAATGCATGACTAGGTGATTTGATGAACTTTGTGACTGGACATTTAATTAACTTGACTGTATATATATAGGGTGTCTAAAAAATAAAGTACCCCAAAAGACATTGAAACATCAGTACCGAGAAAGGGAAAACCTAAGAGAAGGGACAATCAAATCCGAATGACAACACAGTGGTTCCAACAGGATGGAGCCCCACcacattctcagagaaatccagAACATCCCACAGGAAAAATTCCCCAATGTAACacggccggaccaagttcgtttgaggggggggggggggggggtggggttccaactgaaggcaggggtccaaagtccacattcttttttctctgagaggtacattggatggccaggggggggggggggggtccggaacccaaggacccccccccccccccagatccggccctgtgtAATGAACAATATGACAATGAGGATACAGTCGCCTCTCTCGTTTGAAAACGGGGTGGCTACATTGATCACGTGGTGGGAAGAAACAGACGATCTCAACTGAAAGCTGTGAACTGGGGACAAAACTTCTATGAACTGACTACAATATCACGCAAAAATGACGTCAATAAATTTGTCTGTAGCATTGAAAGAAAATTGGGTCCTTTATTTTGAGACACCCTATATATCCCTCCTTCGGTCTTGACTAGCCATAATATTGATTGAAGAGACGAGTAACAACAATGTATCGATTCAACATTGGAACTTCCTTCTGTCAGCCATGAGTCCGACAAAAACTCATGTTTAGGCGGTTAGCCGAGACTAAAAATAAtgcacatgtatgtgtgtgcgttcaatcataaacaAATAAAAGGAATTTTAACTaaaaatcgatcgatacataaatgttatttgtatttttgaccaaactgtgacattttacacagatctcgacagtcattgttcacctcgaacgctggcgcggtctcggaggaacactgagcgtctcgatctgtgtaaaatgtcatatatgttggtcaaaaatacaaataacgtatgaTATCTCTTGTTTGGGTTGGTCACAGATGGCTGAACTACCTGGACCTGTCGGACAACCAGCTGCTGCTTGACCATGAGGCCTTGCCCCCCGAGGTCTTCTCGCCCTTGATCAAGCTCAACTATCTCCTTCTTGACCACAATGACCGCAGAACAGAAGGCAGGTGAGGTCGTGGTCCTGATTGGGGTTTAAATGACAACGGTGATGGTGATAACTGTAATGGCTGGTTATAGGTTTTGTTATCGTCTCTTTAGCAGATATTGCCAATAACTGTGATGTCTTTGGTTGTCGGTGATTGTCGTGTTGAGGATTATGACTGTAATTGATTCCATGATGATGGGATGGGATGGGatgggatgatgatgatgatgatgattacgatgacgatgacgatgctgctgacgctgctgctgctgctgctgatgctgatgatgatgatgctatCTGTAATACTCCTACCGTGTTGGTCACTGGTGATTCTAATAGAGAGGGGAATGAAATTACTACAAGATTTCTCCTGATCGTGGTCACTACAAACGTGACATTAACACATTAAGTCACAGTTGGCATGACGACGACGCAGGTCGCGCACCTACCGAACATACATAATGTGTAGATATTCCTGCATgaaaaaattatgtttttcgtTGTTGTTTATCCTGTTCAAGATAGTTTTTAGTCCACGCCACGACATTTACACGTATAATTATTCTAATTTTCAAGTAGACTTCAGCCCATGGCCACTAACGTTCATAATAATGTATTTTAATTTactcattttaatggacaataacaTTTTGTTATGGTCATGGTTGTTGTTACTATTATTGctattgtcattgttattgttattgctgTAGCAATTCCCATGgttattgtcattgtcaatACGTGTTTCACAGGTATCCCAAGCAGGTGTTCACGCCACTATCCCAGCTGCGCCACTTGTCCATAGACACGTTCAGCACAGTGGAATTCCATCAGGACTTCGCTCAGCTAGCCCAGCTCAGAACACTGGAACTACCGGCCTGCAAAATCAAGTCCTTGACCAGCGATTCCTTCAGCGGGTTGCAAGTCTCTCCTTTGCTGACCATCCGGCTCGACGGCTGTCCTCTGCAAGAAACCCGCGGATGTCCATTCTGCGGATTCGAAAACCTTGAGACTTTCTCTTTTACTAACAGACCCTCGCAGTTTGTGGACGCACACGATAGTCCTGGAACCCCTCTGGAGCTGCTGGGTCCAGAGAACGCTTTGCTTCGAAGAATTAACATGTCCAATGTAAACTTTCGTCCCGACTCCGTTCAGTACTTTGCTGATCACACGTTGAAAAACTTGGATCGGCTCGAGGTTTTGGACCTATCGAATAACAAGCTTCAGGGTGTTCATTTTTCATTGAAAGTAAGCGTGAAGCAGATTTTGCTGTCTGGGAATAAGTTTCAGTCCATACCCGTTAATCTTCGGGACCTTTCTCGGCTAAATCTCTTGGACATGAAGGATAACGGTATCTCTTTTTTGACAGAATCAGAAAGGGCATTTTTGAACGGGTTGGCAAAAAGTCAACTCTTTAACATTCGGTTAGCGGGGAACCAGTTCCAATGTCCCCTAAACGACTGTTCAACTGCTGACCTTTATAAATGGTTCGCTCACACAGAGGTCAATTTCGACGAAGGTCAAGTTCAAGGTCGCGACTATGCTTGCGTCACGGAAGAGGGGAGGCCAAGCTCCATGGAAACGGCACGGGCTTATTGCCACGCATCATCTACTTTTGCGTTCGTGTACGCGTCACTACTTCTTGCGTTCTCTTGCGCAGTAGGTGTGTTAATCTGTGTGGCGGTCCAATGCCTGGGGAATGTTCGACCCAGGAGGAAGTCATTGCCGAGTGGTGGGGAGACTCGCGACAGTGTGCGAGACAGTGTACGTGACGGAGGTGCTGATGACAGTCGGGTGAAACACAGGATACACGTGACACCCGTGAACGGGCAACCGACTCTGCATTTGAGCGAGCTGGACTATGGGCAGGTAATGTGGCGGCGGGGGTGAGGtatgggtggggggtggggagtggTTTGcgtggggatggggtggggatgtgtgtgtgtgtgggggggggggggggggggtggggtcggggtttggtatgtgtgtgtgtgtgtgtgtatgtgtgaatgtgtgtgtgtgtgtgtgtgtgtgtgtgcatgtgtgtgtgtgtgtgtgtgtgtgtgtatctgtgcatgtgtgtgtgtctgtgagggagcggggagggggggtggtgggcGGGGTGTGGTGGTGTTGTAGTTGTACATGTAGTAATGGTGTTGTCGGCTGTCAAGTGGATATGCTTCTAAATATCGTTGCCttgcttcttccttcctttctttttaatactttcttctttttcttttaaaagtCTCTTTTGACTTGCGCTAACAACTCTCAGGCGATAAAGTCTTCAGTTCTACCTTTCTCTTTGCACAGGTGCTGGAGGGGTCACTTAGCCTCAGTGATTCCAGTCCTGACTACAACACCCAACATGTGACACGCTTCAGCAGCAACGGCACGCGTACATTGATGCCACAGCCCAACAACCTAGATCGCAATGGACTTTACATCGGAAACGAAGCAACAGCGGCACCGCTACTCGCACCCAACATACCCTCTTGCGATGACAGAGACTCAACTCTCACCGACGAGAACACAGTCTTGGGTCATATCTCGAGACGAGCGCCAACCGGAAATCGAACAGCGGCACCAAACACGCCTTCTTGGGAAAACAGAGACTCAGCTCTCACCGACGAGGACACAGTCTCGGATAACATCTCGAGAAAAGCGCCGCCCGGCAACCGGGACTTGGCAGACGGCAGCAGCTCCCTTGGATCTTACAACGAACTTCCTGGACCTCTGGGGTTCCGTGCTGATCGCACTTCCCGTGCTGCACGAGGGGGTGCAGACGTGACGAGGCGTGTGTCGGACTCTCTTGGATCTCCCGCGTCGTCTGCTTGGACCCCAGGTATTTgttactcttcttcttcttcgtgcatataggttgaaactcccacggtgtatttgttttcgtgtatgatcgtttttaccccgccattcagacagCCATTCGCCACTTTTCGGGgaggcgaggggggggggggggggggggggtgggggggtgggaagcatgctgggtgatttcgtgtttctataacccaccgaactttcacatggtttacaggatcttttccgtgcggactttgtcttgtgcttgcgtgtacacacgaagggggataaggcactagcaagtctgcacataagttgacctgggagatctccacccttaacccacaaggcgcggtcgggattcgaacccgcaaCCTTTCGCATAGGAGGCTGCATGGCGTATTTTCCACAAGGCCACTGCGCCCTTCCGTTTGTTACAAGAAGCAACATTCAGAAATAAGCGATCACCCGCCATTACTGTTTGTCGGTTCCGTGGcagggacggacacgagtcaaaagactcagagatggtatccatgtcccaccctcgtgtcaccacagtggcacgtaaaagatctcggtcattctgccacaagtgcaggtggctgattacgtacacctaaacacgcacatacctataggtagcgcgactcttgttgctgctagctttccactgggagaaaacgacccgaatttctcagcattgggataatagagtaaacgaaacaaaaatgaaatgaaatcaaGATACCGCTGGCTACGATCAACATTGGGATAATAGAGTAAACgaaacaaaaatgaaatgaaatcaaGATACCGCTGGCTACGATCAACATTGGGATAATAGAGTAAACgaaacaaaaatgaaatgaaatcaaGATACCGCTGGCTACGATCAACATTGGGATAATAGAGTAAACgaaacaaaaatgaaatgaaatcaaGATACCGCTGGCTACGATCAACATTGGGATAATAGAGTAAACgaaacaaaaatgaaatgaaatcaaGATACCGCTGGCTACGATCAACATTGGGATAATAGAGTAAACgaaacaaaaatgaaatgaaatcaaGATACCGCTGGCTACGAGCAACATTGGGATAATAGAGTAAAcgaaacaaaaatgaaataaaatcaaGATACCGCTGGCTACGACCAACATTGGGATGATAGAGTAAACgaaacaaaaatgaaatgaaatcaaGATACCGCTGGCTACGATCAACATTGGGATAATAGAGTAAACgaaacaaaaatgaaatgaaatcaaGATACCGCTGGCTACGATCAACATTGGGATAATAGAGTAAACgaaacaaaaatgaaatgaaatcaaGATACCGCTGGCTACGATCAACATTGGGATAATAGagtaaatataataaaaagaaatgaaatcTGTTTTGGATTCCAGATATATACCTCTGCCTATAACGATCAGCATTGGGATAAAAGAGTAAATGAAACtaaatgaaatttgttttggatTCCAGATACCTCTGGCCACGATGGTCACCATCACACGGCCCCAAAGCAGGCCCATGTCGGAGATGGCGGCGAAGACTACAACATAACCCCCTCTGACGTGCCTGGCTTCCTGACTCTCTCA
This region of Littorina saxatilis isolate snail1 linkage group LG8, US_GU_Lsax_2.0, whole genome shotgun sequence genomic DNA includes:
- the LOC138973508 gene encoding uncharacterized protein, translating into MKSHVACVTLAFITCIGLPNVISQAPVPKPICCQVHTYLNGVHVHCKNTVPAKHPNKEQCVNSYENLSTFGRIQSLNLSCNDVSVVPNLATSELSRLVSLDLSHNALQVLPRDALRGFTKLESLNLSHNQLAQLTSDSFAQLTSLETLNLSFNQLEVLPVGLFDELGQLLALDLSHNLLGAVLDLHNLFQQLSSLTVLNLSHNALTELPIELFQRLSSLGELDLSKNRLHNVSGGVFQGLGDLVRLDLAHNDLKAVSTSTFKGLEKVEHLDLSHNSLITLRKASFTPLSNLWWLSLRSNRMKWLPEHLFGGLKWLNYLDLSDNQLLLDHEALPPEVFSPLIKLNYLLLDHNDRRTEGRYPKQVFTPLSQLRHLSIDTFSTVEFHQDFAQLAQLRTLELPACKIKSLTSDSFSGLQVSPLLTIRLDGCPLQETRGCPFCGFENLETFSFTNRPSQFVDAHDSPGTPLELLGPENALLRRINMSNVNFRPDSVQYFADHTLKNLDRLEVLDLSNNKLQGVHFSLKVSVKQILLSGNKFQSIPVNLRDLSRLNLLDMKDNGISFLTESERAFLNGLAKSQLFNIRLAGNQFQCPLNDCSTADLYKWFAHTEVNFDEGQVQGRDYACVTEEGRPSSMETARAYCHASSTFAFVYASLLLAFSCAVGVLICVAVQCLGNVRPRRKSLPSGGETRDSVRDSVRDGGADDSRVKHRIHVTPVNGQPTLHLSELDYGQVLEGSLSLSDSSPDYNTQHVTRFSSNGTRTLMPQPNNLDRNGLYIGNEATAAPLLAPNIPSCDDRDSTLTDENTVLGHISRRAPTGNRTAAPNTPSWENRDSALTDEDTVSDNISRKAPPGNRDLADGSSSLGSYNELPGPLGFRADRTSRAARGGADVTRRVSDSLGSPASSAWTPDTSGHDGHHHTAPKQAHVGDGGEDYNITPSDVPGFLTLSPLSSGATSVAGYELHHQTLLKMPVADDVTSGHMSTDSAMSTKKKPSSRFSPSTRTSRSKKARAEDDDDDEKMPLGFQPMMNLAPQKGKLTLKTPVEETGSSR